A stretch of Schistocerca americana isolate TAMUIC-IGC-003095 chromosome 3, iqSchAmer2.1, whole genome shotgun sequence DNA encodes these proteins:
- the LOC124606342 gene encoding uncharacterized protein LOC124606342, protein MSALKKGLKYAPSPQSMPFADSVCGVERAAHKMPSEIAEEIRRETSRILPKSKQPTSNMTRADDYLRELLNDPHLVVLPADKGNAAVITERADYSAKIRLMLEEKTYKKLS, encoded by the coding sequence ATGTCGGCTCTCAAGAAGGGACTTAAATATGCACCATCGCCGCAGAGTATGCCTTTTGCTGACTCAGTATGTGGTGTGGAACGAGCAGCTCACAAGATGCCCAGTGAAATTGCAGAAGAAATTCGCCGAGAAACGAGCCGCATTCTTCCTAAATCCAAGCAGCCGACTTCAAACATGACAAGAGCTGACGATTATCTTCGGGAACTTCTCAACGACCCACACCTCGTAGTCCTTccagctgacaagggaaatgcagcCGTCATTACGGAACGAGCCGACTACAGTGCGAAGATTCGGTTGATGCTGGAGGAGAAGACATATAAAAAACTGTCATAG